The Paramicrobacterium fandaimingii DNA segment AACTTTTCGCGTATTCTACTGAGGAAGCTTCTGAGCAGGCGGTTCACGATGACCACGTGGATCTTGAACCTCTTGTCAGAGACGCAGTGGTTCTATCACTGCCGTTTCAGCCGGTGTGCCGGCCAGATTGCCCCGGACTCGACCCCGAGTCTGGCGCGCGTTTGGCTGATCACCCGGAGAAAGAACCCCGTGAGCTGTTGGATCCCCGTTGGGAAGCACTCGCCCGGTTCTCCTCAAGCCCAGGCACCGAAGACTCGAGTGCGTCAGACAGAGAAGAGAGATAACCATGGCTGTTCCCAAGCGAAAGAAGTCGCGGGCAAACACCCACGCCCGTCGTTCGCAGTGGAAGGCTAGCGCCCCCGCGCTGGTGAAGACCGTTGAAAACGGCCAGGTCACCTACAGCCTCCCGCACCGTGCAAAGGTCGTCACCGACTCAGCCGGAACCGAGCTGTTCCTTGAGTACAAGGGACGCAAGGTCGCCGACGTCTAAGGTGCGGCACGCCGCATCCGCTCGTCGCGAGCGAGAAACCATTGACCGAGGGCCGCTTCTGGCGGTCCTCGGTGTTTCGCTTGACGCAGACCTACTCGAACTTGCGCTCACGCATCGCTCGTACGCGTACGAGCATGGCGGTTCCCCGCACAATGAGCGTCTTGAGTTTCTTGGCGACTCCGTTCTCGGACTCGCCATCACAACGGCGCTCTACCGCGACAACCCCACACTTTCAGAGGGTGACCTCGCACAGATGCGCGCGGCCGTCGTCTCGACAGTCGCACTCGCAGAGGTGGCGACGACAATCGGGCTCGGCCAATACATTCTGCTCGGCAACGGTGAAGTGCTCACGGGCGGTCGAGAAAAGTCATCGATTCTTGCGGACACCATGGAGGCGCTGTTCGGCGCTGTCTATCTTGACAAGGGTCAGGATGCCGCAACAGCGACGGTCATGCGCCTCATCGGTCCGCTGCTGCACGACACCGCACGCTTCGGCGCCGCGATGGACCCGAAGACACACCTTCAGGAAGCCGCGAACGAGCGTGGCGCGCCCTCTCCCGAGTACGCGGTAGAGAGCACGGGTCCCGATCACGACCGCCGCTTCTCGGCGACAGTGACCGTTGGCGATCTTGTTGCCGCGACGGGCACGGGAACGAGCAAGAAGCAGGCAGAAATGGCCGCGGCCCTGACTGCCTGGACTGAGCTCAATGCCCGAACTTCCTGAGGTCGAGGTCGTCAGGCGAGGTCTCGAACCGGCCGTGACCGGTGCCTTCGTGACAGCAGTGGATGTTCGTGACGAACGATCACTGAGACGCCACGACCGCACGGTAGGCGAATTCGCCGATGTGCTGACCGGTCGGCGCCTCGCGGGAGCCGTTCGTCGCGGGAAGTTTCTCTGGTTCCCGCTCGGCGGCACCGAGGCTCTTGTCACTCATCTGGGCATGAGCGGGCAGGTGCTGCTGCGCGAGCCCGGGGTCGACGATCGACACACGCGCATCGCCCTGATGATCGAGCACCCGCAGCACGGGGAGCTGTGCGTGAACTTCGCCGATCAGCGCATCTTCGGAAGCATGGCCGTTGACAGGCTCGTGCCGACAGCAGATGGATGCCCTGCAGGCTTTGCCGGTGGCGCGACGGCTACACCGAGCATTCCGTCGCAGATGGCACACATCGCGCGTGACGTTCTCGACCCGGCGCTCGACAAAGACGCGGTGATCTCCCGCATCCGATCCAGACGATCAGCGATCAAGCGCGTCCTCCTCGATCAGACGCTGATCAGCGGCATCGGCAACATCTATGCGGATGAAGCGCTGTGGGCCGCCGGCGTACA contains these protein-coding regions:
- a CDS encoding YceD family protein, whose translation is MREHELTVVAPEQLGEGLISVKQGSEISEDVRLESVHEGILVTADVTATATGQCGRCLTDMAQNVQVEIQELFAYSTEEASEQAVHDDHVDLEPLVRDAVVLSLPFQPVCRPDCPGLDPESGARLADHPEKEPRELLDPRWEALARFSSSPGTEDSSASDREER
- the rpmF gene encoding 50S ribosomal protein L32, with the translated sequence MAVPKRKKSRANTHARRSQWKASAPALVKTVENGQVTYSLPHRAKVVTDSAGTELFLEYKGRKVADV
- the mutM gene encoding bifunctional DNA-formamidopyrimidine glycosylase/DNA-(apurinic or apyrimidinic site) lyase translates to MPELPEVEVVRRGLEPAVTGAFVTAVDVRDERSLRRHDRTVGEFADVLTGRRLAGAVRRGKFLWFPLGGTEALVTHLGMSGQVLLREPGVDDRHTRIALMIEHPQHGELCVNFADQRIFGSMAVDRLVPTADGCPAGFAGGATATPSIPSQMAHIARDVLDPALDKDAVISRIRSRRSAIKRVLLDQTLISGIGNIYADEALWAAGVHGEQPASRMSRVRIATLLDAVAEVLEKALAEGGTSFDAQYVNVNGESGYFSHSLNVYGRGGEPCNRCGSPIAREKFMNRASHFCPVCQRKR
- the rnc gene encoding ribonuclease III, with amino-acid sequence MRHAASARRERETIDRGPLLAVLGVSLDADLLELALTHRSYAYEHGGSPHNERLEFLGDSVLGLAITTALYRDNPTLSEGDLAQMRAAVVSTVALAEVATTIGLGQYILLGNGEVLTGGREKSSILADTMEALFGAVYLDKGQDAATATVMRLIGPLLHDTARFGAAMDPKTHLQEAANERGAPSPEYAVESTGPDHDRRFSATVTVGDLVAATGTGTSKKQAEMAAALTAWTELNARTS